The Xiphophorus couchianus chromosome 3, X_couchianus-1.0, whole genome shotgun sequence genome segment TTTGTGGAAAGTAACGGAAGCTTTTCATATACATGAAAAACCTAAGAAAAGACGGCAAAACTGTTTCAtcatgattttcatttttcctggTGCCAGAAGGGATCAAAATGAGCCACTTACCAATCAAACCGATGAGCAGCAGACACTGCAGCATGTCTGAAAGGGCactaacaacaaaaaatcaaagTAGGAAGGACGACGGTCTGTGCAGAGTTGTCCTCcgcctgaaaaaacaaacaaaaacaatcgagaataaaataatatctgTCAGAGCAGGTTATACTTGCTCCCGTAACTTTGGCAGGAGATTTCTAACTGAGGTGTTTGCCACGTGTCTGCATGTCCACAATAAGCCTCGTTTATTGGTCACTTTCTGAACTGCTTCTGTTCCATCCACTCGTATGAAAGCAACTTTTTATCACCATCACAGGGTCACAGTCAGACTTGTATGTGGACATTTGCATTTTGTCTGCGATGGGATGCAAGAAATTTGCTTATTAGACATCAGATTACGTTTATTAGTCAACATCTAGTGAGTTGACTCTTTGTGTGAACTATCCTAGCtattaaaatattgtctgaGCTGTATGTAAAACAGACTTTCCACAAAGCTACATTCATTGTGTTTCTCTTGTACTTttctcatatttaaatatttgggCCCTGTGATGACCTTGAGCTGACCTTTGTACCAATTAATAAATAGCATAGAGATGGCTATGGAAAATATGGCAACActttgacggggtgtgcataagactgacatgacacacATAAGCAGGACATAATACCtgaaaagttgcattaaaatgcattaaaaatatcaactttgCATTGTTTGGTAAATAACCGCACTTTTAATGCAGAGTTTCATTAAAACTTGGATTTTAGGTCTATTAAAAtggtcaactttgcattaaagtgtaaTTATTTAGAGAATGACACTTAatgggggcgtgccgtggtggcgtagcggttagcgcgacccgcatttggaggccttgagtcctcgacgcggccgtcgcgggttcgactcccggacccgacgacatttgccgcatgtcttccccctctccttccccgtttcctgtcagcccactgtgatataagggacactagagcccacaaaaaaaaaacccctggaggggtacaaaaaaaaaaaaaaaaaagagaatgacACTTAATGAAACAGtcgtaaacattcataaagactctttcatgtttatgacacaACAAGACAACTTATGCACAACAAGACAATATTTGAATACTGtcttgaatatatatatatatatatatgtatatacagtatatatatactccAACAAATGAATCTtggtcatatatatatatatatatatatatatatgtgtgtgtatcaCAAAAGtgagtatttctgcagatatttaaatacatcTTTTCATGGGACAACACTgacaaaatgacactttgacACAATGAAAAGGATTTCTGTGTGCAGCTTATATAACAGTTAAATGTATATTATATaaatgatataatataatatatatatttatatatataaatttagtCTTCCCTCAAAataactctaaataaatacagccATTTATGTCTAAACAAAAGTGAGTACACCCCTTAGTGAAAGTTCCTTAAGTGTCAATATTTTGTGTGGCCAGcattatttaacagaaaactaCTTTAACTCTCCTGTTACCAGGACTGTTCACCGGAGCTCACCGGCTGCCACTGGAAAGCTTTCCCACTCCTccatgatgacatcacagagctGGCGGACAGTCAAGACTCGGCGCTCCTCCAACCTTCTGCTTGAAGATGCCCTAAAGATGTTCTATTGGGTTCCGGTCTGGAGACATGCTTGGTCAGTCCATCACCTTCACCCTCAGCCTCTTCAATAAAGCTGTGGTCGTCTTAGAGGTGTGTTTGGGGTCATTATCATGCCCTGTGATCCAGTTTCCAGAGGGAGGGGATCAGGGTCTGCTTTAGTATTTCACAGTGCATATTGAAGGTCAGGAAACTTAACTCCCCAACACCTGCTGCACTCATGCAGCTCTAGACCATGACATTCCCACCGACATGCTTGACTGTTGGCATCACACACTTATATTTGTACTTCTCACCTGACAGCTGCCACACACGCTTTACACCATCTGGACCAAACAAATGAATCTTGGTCTCATCGGACAACAGGACATGGTTCCAATGATTCATGTCCTTTGTTGACATGTCTTCAGCAAACTGTTCACGGGCTTTCTTGTGTACAGACTTCAGAAGACACGTCCTTCCGGGATGACAGACATGCATGACAGACTAATCTGATGTAGTGTAGCTTGGTCTGAGCACCGACAGGCTCTTCGATCTTTGCTGACAACGCTGACAGAACTCCTGCCTCTATCTTTCAAAGGCAGCACTTGGATGTGACACTGAGCACGTGCACTGAGCTTCTTTGGACGACCAACGCGACCTCTGTTCTGAGTGGACCCTCCTCTTTTAGAAAGCTGGAGGATATTGGCCACTGTGCTGCAGCTCGGTTCCAGGGTGTTATCAATCCTCTTGTAGCCTTGGCCGTCTTCACGTAGCACAACAATTCGTCTTTTGAGATCCTCAGAGAGTTCTTCACCACGAGGTGCCGTGTTGGAACTTTCAGTGACCAGTATGAGAGAGTGAGAGCTGTACTACAAAATATAACACACCTGCTCCTTATGCACACATAAGACCTAGTAAAACTAACTAGTCACTTGACATTTTGGAGGGAAAATGACAAGCAGGGCTCAATTTGGACATTTAGGGTGTAGTCTCTTAGGGGTGTACTCACTTTTGCTTAGGCATTAATGGCTGTATATAGAGTTCTTTTGAGGGAAGAATAAATTTACGCTGTTATATAAGCTGTACACAGAAATGCTTTTCGTTGGgtcaaagtgtcattttgtcAGTGTTGTCCCATGAAAAGATGTACTTAAATATCCACAGAAATGTGAGGGGTGTACTCACTTTTGTGATACACTATATATCCTGCTATGCTTTTGGTGTGAAAGACATGGCGGCAACCATGTCGTGTCTATTACATCTCTGCCGTCATAAACCTGAAGATAAGGACAATTTCTGATCCGACTCTCACAGACCAGCACCACAGCTGCAGAGAAGCAGGAGGGAAGAAGTTGTCTCACTCCTTACAGCTGCATCATGGATTACAGCAAGTCGATGGGAACTCCTTCCACCAACCAGCCGTCCGCTCCCCCATCTTACGAGGACATCTCCTTGCATCCCCCCCCGTACTCAGCACAGCCTCAGGTAACCACCAGCATCCAACAACACACCTCAGCCTAATAATTTGACCCATATTCTCTCCCGACAATGTAGGTGAACAGATTTGAGACAAAGGCAAGCTGGAGAAAACTAACATTAGAGATGAAGAGaacaacttttctgttttcttgcaTTTCGCCAGATTGTTTCTGCTGTGATCCGTTTTGGTTTTCTGCAGCTGAATTCATAATAATTAATCGGAAATATGTCTTATTTAATATCTACTTCATAAAATATTCCATGACAGCTTCAGTGATGTAATCTGTATGAACTACTGTATGTTAACCACATAAATTGCCTAGAGAAGCAGGCAATTTAAGTTAACAttaaatttcaacttttttacttgttttctgCCTTGATAGTTCAGTGAGAACTGAACCAGAACAGAGCCTGGACTTTGGACCGGCCTGGGTCATTTTATTAGAATTACAGGAAGCCATAATGATAGTGCTTATTAAGTGAGGACATGTGGAAACGAGGACAGGCAACACAAGAAAATTACGAACATAATTCCATAACCTGAAGCACTAAAATCCTGTAAAACTGGATATTTGTTTATGCTCTATCAGTTTGTATTAAGTGATCACCATGCATttgatattttcacagtttttaacagtttttctctCGTCTCTGAGCCACAACATTCACTTCCTCTAAACGACCAAATGCAGCCACAGTTCAGATTTTCTCTAAGGTTTCAAATCCCATATTCTTGCAAACACGTCGTTTTCTTTATTTCGTAAACTGTTTTTGGTCTAAAGCACTCACTGGCATTATTTTCTCTCAACTATCAGAGTGTTGAGTAAAAGTCAACTTTTATTGAACATATCTAGCCTCGCACTATTATCAGTGTCTATGTCAATTTATTCCAGATATTCATCTAATCAAGCAGGTCAGCTCATAAAAGCTTCATTACACTGACTGAGTGTGGAGTCAAACATACCgctgcaatttatttatttattttttacagttttcctgCTGTCCTTcagtctaaaaataaacaactcaCACACTTAACAGTGAGTTAGCTATGTCTGTTTCAGGTCTGATCCACCAGATTAACATGATTCAAAACAAAGGAAcattataaaatacataaaatgacCTGCAGTGAACtacatattaataaaactgaGGGTATTATGGATTTTAACTGTACTATCCCATTTGACTGACCTGTCgtgtaaaaatgctgaattcTGATTCTGTATCAGGGTTGTAAAGGTacagaactttttctttttttgtaaaccgTCCATTCAACTCCAGTTGTATGACTTAAGCCTCCTCAGATGTACGCCGCTGACATAAAGCCTTACtttgaagacaaataaaacctgaagCGAACTGGCAAAGGCGAATTAAAACACGTGAAAGGAGCAAAAACTAtcaaaaaaactgaacatttgccTTGAAGGTTTAATCTTTTACCTCTGCCTCTTTGGGGAAGGGTCATCTTAGAGAGATTAAGATGTATTTTATGTTGCTTTCCATCAGGGTTACGGATTTTCACAGCAGTATGTCACAGGCATTGGCCAGCAGCTGAATCAGCACCACATCCAGCAGCCTTTCTCCattggccagcagcagcatccaaGCGTGGAGTCAGCAATGCAAGAAAGCCCCGTTAACGACTACTTTAGCTACTCCATCTTCACCATGGTCTGCTGCTTCTTCCCACTGGGAATAGCTGCCCTTGCCAACTCCATAGCAGTACGTACGTCTTAACTCGTATTTTGTCAACGTTCTTGTTAGGCGTCGGAGAGCGTGACCCACACACAGGTCAGCCGAAGAGCGTGTGGTATCTGTGGCTGAGGTTGAAACTTTGAGCAGTTTTAAGTCAAATGtaaatagaaacaacaaaaatgttaataaaagtcagaaaagctgttaatttgtttttatttggacatAATTAATTACCTATAGGATGCAGCAGTGAAGATGTTATAATGGTTTATATAAATATGACTTgcagatcaaaaataaaataataaaagttagtTGCTTTGACGTTTCCTCTGTTCTAGTCACAGTAATGATTGGATTGTCGCTTCAGGAGCTTGAGGAAGGGTAATTATTATACCTTCTTGCATCTAagatatttggtgtttttgtgttttgtccgCATCTAAATTGCTTGTATCTGTCAGATCCGCAGTCCAAAACAAGCCAGAATAGACGTTGTACCTGGACTTTCAAGAAATCTGGGATGAAGAAATAGTCCGGTCAGACGTTTTTATGCAGTCATCACAGGGATGAACGTCATTTTGCTTTCATTGctgcattttaatcacattttaaatgtggaCCGCTATCACTATCCTGTTGGAGCAGCCATTTGggttaaacttttaaataactgaCCCAAAGTGTCACACCTGGGTAAAAGAAGTGGCAAGACTATAACCTGACAAGTCCAGGAACAGGTTACTGCCCAAGTGataataaattacacataaatTGTGCTTCTCTCTTCAACTCTGGACTGGAGTTGAGCCTCTGGGGAATCAAAAATCTGTCATTAGCATTTTGAGTAACCCCCGCCCTCAAAAAAAGTAATAGGGAGATAATATTTAGAAGACCGCTGtgcaaaacaggaaaacttCTCAATCATCTTTTTGGACCACATATTAAAAGTGATATCTTGCATCGATGGAAGGAAAAAAGTCAAGTAAGTTGCCCAGTACTAATATTTGGAAGGGTTACTCTTTTTTATTACCTGTGATTGTGTGTGAACAACTGGCAGTAAAGTAAATTGCTCTACATAGATAACGACGACTCATCGTCGATCCGCCTTCCTTAGCGCATGATGACGATGATGCGTTTTACAGGACGTTTGGGAAATGGGCGGGGGAACCAAAAGATGAACGCGGTTGACCTTTTGAGACACCAACTCTGAACCTTGTAGCTGTTGAAGACAAATTTGATCCTTAACAATTCGCAAGGTGTTTTACAATGATTGATGGGTGAATGCAGACTAAATATAGCCTTCTGGTCTGGCTGGTTTGAAATTGTTTCAGCATAGATGGCgcatttattgggattttgtttgGATCGTTGTTGGTTTGTCAATCAATCtgttcacattttctgaaaaccaagttttcagaaaagataaaaagagttggctactttttatctttaaataatcCGTTTTTTAATattgctgaaataaaagaagcatGACCTCACAGGTTTACTGTGCATTTGGTGTTTATTGTGGAGGTGCTGGTAGTCGTAAACTCACTGAAGCGggatatttaatttgtttttgtgatttctttttatcactGCTCTAATGTGCTGTAGAACCACAAAATATTTATCACTTGAGTAACATGCTGAAGTTTGCCTTGATTATAGCTAACGTCCTGATTTTACTGAGATAGGAAATGCAGAAATACATCAGAAAGACCATTAAAACTTaacattaaacacaaataagaacagaaaaatgCTAGTTTATGACCATTTCCATTcaaattttacttaaaataattttgacaaagTTCTGATGAACTCAGATGAGTTGTAAAGTCTAAGGTCACTTGGCAGGAATTATTTTCCATAATCCAGATAATCAGAGCCATTAAATACCCGGATCCCATGTAGGACAGGACCCAAGCCTCATCATGTCCACGTCCTCAGGACCAAGAGGTTCtagagcacatgtgtcaaactcaaggcccgggggccaaatctggcccgccatagctttttgTGTGGCCCTCGAGACTCCAGATGCTAAATTACCACCCGGTCCACCCAGTTTTCTGTGACTGTGGAAATTCACATAAAACCAACAGATTCCCACGTTTTTTACCCGCTAATTCATAACTGTGagtgtattgcaaatttttggcaaaaaatggtcaaaaatattGGGTTGAACTGACCACAAACTCCTTCCtgtattttgaacatttatgaTACCACTGCCTCAGCCTTATTTGATGTCAAGTTACTAGTTTGTCTGTGATCGATATGACAACAAACAAAGTCACAATCAACATCATACATAAacgcaaatattgcaaaattccttaaattatttctatattaGTCCCACAAAATTagtgattttatttgcaaaaaatatcaCAATCATAAAATCGTGAAGGGACTGAACAACGTAAAATGATGTTCAATTTTAATAAGTACTTATAAAATGCAGAGAcgggtatttatttattttttaacaaattgttaATGGGTATTAGCACATTCTGGGAcgaccggccctttaagaacattcatgatcttgatttggcccaaaacaaaagtGAGTTTGACCCCCGGTTCTAGAGAGTAGATGTAACCATGtcctgtttggttttctttgctttctctgaCCCTCAGACTCGCAACTCCATTGCCAGAGGTGAAAGGAGGAtggcagagcagagcagcagatggGCCCTCATGATGAACCACGCAGCCCTGGGAACTGGGATTGCAGTCTTTGCCATCTCGACTGCTGTGATTATTTTCCTGCTTGTAGAATAATAAGCAATTTTTCTCATGCTTTTCTCTGTCTGCATCAGACAGACTGTAGGAAGTCATCTGGCCATTACAATCTGACTGGAAGCTAAAAGTGATCTGATTAAAGATTTTTCCACTTGTTACTTTAATCTGTTTCAGCGTTTCTGTCTTCAGTCTCCAAAGTCAATCGCAGTcagtcatgttttctttaaaattagaattctgcaaatctattattattattattattattattattattattattattattattattattaattattattattattattattattgttgttattattattattattattatttcagccATAGTGGCATTTCTGAAAAACTTTTTGTGAGTTTAATGACTGTGTATTCTgtattctcactaaaaccaggaagaagaAGTAGAAATACCGTTGTTAATTTAGAAATCACAGAACAGCTTAGcgttaaaatatattaaagatctgctgttgttgcatGAACtttccagaccactcaggtcttctggttctgtttctggttctggttctggttctgctctgcaaacccaagaaccagaaccaaacagtgGAGaggcagcattcagcttctacgcaccacaaatctagaacaaacttccagtAAACTgaaaagatgctgaaacaccGAGATCCTTTCAATCAAGACTAAAATCCCACCTGTTCAGAGTTGCCTTTGATAAATAGCTGGAACACTGATTAACATAGTTGATGCATATTTGGCTATGATTATTCTTGATTTATATGGTGGTATTTGACAAAGTGCAATGTTTTATTACTTGTTTCCTAatttgtttatgcatttttatggtgtaaagcactcaagtgctttgttgctgaaatgggcCATAGAAATAAACTAGAGTTGACTTTACTTTAACTGAGCATAGTGCACACTTGATTAAAGCAAACATGACTCTCCAATGCTAATCTTTTCAATAATGTGATATGACCTGCTTAGTTCTGTGTAAATACTGATTATCATTGCTCTTAACGTTTAGCTAAAGttaatgaagatgttttatgttttttatgagtGTCAATTTATCTTTGTtcttaaatgattaaatgtttatgatgtatgaaagaataaaacaagtaCCCagataattctgtttttttctttgcaaggATCAGTTTGTAGGTTAAACAATTACAGGAAATTAAAGTTGGAAAAATGGGTATTTCCCAATTTTAttccccatccatccatccatccctccatccatccatccttccgtGGATCAATGAAATTTTAAAGGTCATTTTGATTTTGCAAAAGTGAGGGGCCttgttgaccttttgacctttaaactttcactaatatcttcaaagcagcacaaacgtagtggagttgattgacaccaatttgcTGATTTGCagaaggaggaggtggagggggctggttgacctttgatgacctctggaaacatttattaatgtctttaaaatgatagcgacACAAAGATTTTTGCTGCACAAGTGcagcacaaatgtagcacaaacatttgacaccatttttgtcGGATGAGAAGAAGGTGGAGGGTCCGCTTCACTCAGGTCACCAGCACCCCTGTGACTTCGCACGAATAAGTGGGAAAATGAGTTTCCAGATTAAAATCTAAGGAGCAAAGtccctgttttttaaaaaaattaataaataaaaataaaacaaaggctTACTGAGAGGTTCCATTATTAGAAGGATTTAGTGTCGTGTTAAGATTAATCAAAAATCATTCCAGAAAAACAACCGATCCACATAGGATAACAGGAAACACTCTGCCAGCAGGTGTCACCCTCGggcaaaataaatgacattttcagcagTGAACCATTTTTTTAACCCAATGGTTCTAAAGTGTTCATAGATTCATAAAGCCTCGTCTCTCCATCACCGATAAGGAGTAATTAAACTAAGGTGCTGATGAGAGACAACTAACAAACAGAACAGACACAAGATCTCCTAAAATAATAGACTATACCAAAATATGCAGTCAAAAGAATACATGAAAGAGCTCAATAGAAATGAATGAACTGCTATGAAAAGATGTTAATGGCATTTACCGTTCCTTTGCAACACTGATTACTGATTAGGGGCAGCAGAAAACCTGGTAAAGCCCTCAGTTATTTAAATCCTGACTGTCAACTAGCCTGTCTTGTCAGCATCTCCTGTATAGACATGGTGCTGCTTTAAATGCTTTCTAGATTGTTTTGACAATCCAACATTTACATCATCCACTGAAGCACACCTGATGATGGTGATTTCACTGACTTTCACAACTCATAATAGGAACCTTACTATTAAATTAAgtttgtgttaaataaattcacatttcagAAAT includes the following:
- the LOC114141784 gene encoding synapse differentiation-inducing gene protein 1-like, encoding MDYSKSMGTPSTNQPSAPPSYEDISLHPPPYSAQPQGYGFSQQYVTGIGQQLNQHHIQQPFSIGQQQHPSVESAMQESPVNDYFSYSIFTMVCCFFPLGIAALANSIATRNSIARGERRMAEQSSRWALMMNHAALGTGIAVFAISTAVIIFLLVE